Proteins from a genomic interval of Micromonospora sp. NBC_00389:
- a CDS encoding helix-turn-helix transcriptional regulator, which produces MRTVLVCVRTPLAAQHLTSAAARLGLSAIVRTAVSDPEVMLRLAERPADVVLADTALTRPDSAGFVRRVLARAPQAAVLLLGAEESEAAAATISAGARGLIQNADHDLTSAVAKALLLLTAPGRATRQRATDPARDTAAVGGSARSAPSLRGSAEPGWAAAPGEGPAGVPSVPVQRGDDEPEPATGESATDQQSDPPRPNPAARPARASIGLTERELQVLLGMAEGKSNAEIGRELFVSEDTVKTHARRLFRKLGARDRAHAVAAGFRAGLVA; this is translated from the coding sequence GTGCGTACCGTTCTTGTGTGCGTTCGGACACCACTCGCGGCCCAGCACCTGACTTCCGCGGCCGCGCGGCTGGGGTTGTCCGCGATCGTTCGTACCGCCGTCTCCGATCCCGAGGTGATGCTGCGGCTGGCCGAGCGGCCGGCCGACGTGGTGCTGGCCGACACGGCCCTCACCCGGCCGGACAGCGCCGGCTTCGTGCGCCGGGTGCTGGCCCGCGCGCCGCAGGCCGCGGTGCTGCTGCTCGGCGCTGAGGAGTCCGAGGCGGCGGCGGCCACCATCAGCGCCGGCGCCCGGGGCCTCATCCAGAACGCCGACCACGACCTGACCAGCGCGGTGGCCAAGGCGCTGCTGCTGCTCACCGCGCCCGGCCGGGCCACCCGGCAACGGGCCACCGATCCGGCCCGGGACACGGCGGCGGTCGGCGGTTCCGCCCGCTCCGCGCCGTCGCTGCGCGGGTCGGCCGAGCCGGGCTGGGCCGCCGCGCCCGGCGAGGGGCCGGCGGGTGTGCCGTCGGTGCCGGTGCAGCGGGGCGACGACGAGCCTGAGCCGGCGACCGGTGAGTCGGCGACCGACCAGCAGAGCGACCCGCCCCGTCCCAACCCGGCTGCCCGGCCCGCCCGGGCGTCGATCGGGCTCACCGAGCGGGAGCTTCAGGTGCTGCTGGGCATGGCCGAGGGCAAGAGCAACGCGGAGATCGGCCGGGAGTTGTTCGTCTCGGAGGACACCGTCAAGACCCACGCCCGCCGGCTGTTCCGCAAGCTCGGCGCCCGGGATCGCGCCCACGCGGTGGCCGCCGGGTTCCGCGCCGGCCTGGTCGCCTGA